CCAGCGAAGTGGATCTTCTCGCCACGGAAGCGGAAGCCCCGGTCGATCACGCTCCAGGGCAGCTTGGGGCCATGCGCGAAGCGAAGCCGGTCCAGTTCAGCGAACGCGGCCGCTCGAATGGCCGCGTCAGGGTCGGCGCGTACTCCGTCGACCATCACTACTTCCAGTCGCTTCGCAGCGCGGCCAAGCCACGAGCCCCACCCTTAGGCACAACCGACCAACACACGACCGTCAGTTGGCTGGGCAGGAAGACCAGCTTCACCGATCACGAGATCGGGGCAGCACATCAGGCTCCGGCACCGGAGTCTCCGAATCGGTCCCCCAAGACGACACCCACTCGGTCATCGCCTTCTCGGACACGAAGGATCCCGCTTCGGCCTCTTCGATCGCGGTACGTATGGCGGCGCGCTTCTGGGCGCAGTTGAGCAGCATCGCCTCGATCGCCTCGCCCGCGAGGCGCGAGGGCGACCGTTGCTGCCGCTTCGCCTCAACTTCGAGGCTCTTCATGAGACTCGCGTCGATTCGCAGGCTTACGCGTTCCACTGCCATGGCGTTGATCTCCGACCGGACCGCGGCTCTATCTCAAGCCGCAACGGCAGACCTATCGTATGACGAGAACTCCTCGACCCAAGCTCAGCGTTCCAGGCGATCCGAGAGCCACGGCAGAAACTCCGGGGCGAGCCGCGCCTCGATCCTGAGTTCCAGAAGCTGCGGCACGCCCACCGGCAGCCGGCCGCGGAGCTTGACGGCGTCCTTGGAAGTCGTGACGACGGCGTCGCAACGGTGGCGGACGCATGCGGCTTCGATCGCGCGGAGGGAACGCGGCGGATAGCCGTGGTGGTCGCGGAAGCGGAGGTGGCGCACGACCTCCAGGCCGGCCGTGGCCGCAGTGCGGGCGACGCGCTCCGCGCGGGCGACGCCCGTGGCGAGCAGTGGCCGGTCCGGTGGCGGGCCGCCCGCCAGTTCGGCCCAAAGCAGCGACGCGAACACGCGGCCGGCGAAACCGTGCCGGCGCAGGATCG
The nucleotide sequence above comes from bacterium. Encoded proteins:
- a CDS encoding tetraacyldisaccharide 4'-kinase, which gives rise to GFSHLRVRRDVEVLTFPADDPFAGGLLLPGGRLREPLGMARLADAAVITGLEAGAEPPADFRSILRRHGFAGRVFASLLWAELAGGPPPDRPLLATGVARAERVARTAATAGLEVVRHLRFRDHHGYPPRSLRAIEAACVRHRCDAVVTTSKDAVKLRGRLPVGVPQLLELRIEARLAPEFLPWLSDRLER